One stretch of Natronobacterium gregoryi SP2 DNA includes these proteins:
- a CDS encoding rhomboid family intramembrane serine protease: protein MAQCDVCGKDENMPYNCRHCGGTHCADHRLPENHNCSGLENWNDPSGVFGSGFDDSVQSGRSETSKSVGSRVLDALPIDTGPGGPLAYFRGNMTYTILLLIWITFLFQFVALFIGGRPLHNALFTLSPLNPEYVWTWVTSTFAHSPGMLTHIVFNSIVIFFFGPIVERYVGSKKFAILFVVSGALAGLSQITLTALEGGTTPVLGASGAALAIMGVITILNPNLKVYLFFMIPMPLWVLTAGVAVISLAFVGGGAAGAFSVAHAAHLVGLLVGLAYGEYVKRTQNVRTPNQLQLGGGGGPGGPGGPGGPGGPGGGRRRL, encoded by the coding sequence ATGGCCCAGTGCGACGTGTGTGGGAAAGACGAAAACATGCCGTACAACTGTCGGCACTGTGGCGGAACCCACTGTGCCGACCATCGGCTCCCGGAGAACCACAACTGCTCCGGGCTCGAGAACTGGAACGATCCGAGCGGCGTCTTCGGGAGCGGATTCGACGACAGCGTCCAGTCCGGCCGTTCGGAGACATCGAAGTCGGTCGGCTCGAGAGTCCTCGACGCGTTGCCGATCGACACCGGTCCGGGCGGCCCGCTGGCGTACTTCCGCGGGAACATGACGTACACGATCCTGTTGTTGATCTGGATCACGTTCCTGTTCCAGTTCGTCGCCCTCTTTATCGGCGGCCGACCGCTTCACAACGCACTGTTTACGCTCTCGCCGCTGAACCCGGAGTACGTCTGGACGTGGGTGACGTCGACGTTCGCCCACAGCCCGGGCATGCTCACCCACATCGTCTTCAACAGCATCGTGATATTCTTCTTCGGCCCGATCGTCGAGCGGTACGTCGGGTCGAAGAAGTTCGCGATCCTGTTCGTCGTCAGCGGTGCCCTCGCGGGCCTCAGCCAGATCACCTTGACCGCACTCGAGGGTGGAACGACGCCAGTACTCGGAGCGAGTGGCGCGGCACTCGCGATCATGGGCGTCATCACGATCCTGAACCCGAACCTCAAAGTCTACCTCTTTTTCATGATCCCGATGCCGCTGTGGGTGTTGACCGCCGGGGTCGCAGTCATCAGCCTCGCATTCGTCGGCGGCGGTGCTGCAGGCGCGTTCAGTGTCGCTCACGCGGCACACCTGGTCGGACTGCTCGTCGGTCTCGCCTACGGCGAGTACGTCAAACGGACCCAGAACGTCCGTACACCGAACCAGCTCCAACTCGGCGGTGGCGGCGGCCCCGGCGGCCCCGGCGGCCCTGGTGGCCCTGGCGGTCCCGGTGGCGGTCGTCGCCGGCTCTAA
- a CDS encoding endonuclease V, whose product MPTRPDLAPEAGLSRDEMEPLQREIADAAVFEDDVRFDPAAITTPLEAAASADDSAPIVAGVDQSFLDDDRALSAVVATQAGEVIERAHAVTPLEIPYIPGLLAFREGGPILAALAELSVDPDLLLFDGSGRIHFRQAGIATHVGVVRDVPSVGVAKSLLCGEPTESTENLPAGTRVSIEANSRVDAPDGTLLGYAVQTRQYDSPNRHINPLYVSPGHRVGPETAADVVQALSSQYKLPEPVRLADSYAEEAKSLVE is encoded by the coding sequence ATGCCTACACGCCCCGATCTCGCACCCGAAGCCGGGCTCTCGCGCGACGAGATGGAACCCCTCCAGCGCGAGATCGCCGACGCTGCCGTCTTCGAGGACGACGTCAGGTTCGATCCCGCTGCGATCACGACCCCACTCGAGGCGGCCGCGAGTGCCGACGACTCCGCACCGATCGTCGCCGGCGTCGACCAGTCCTTTCTCGACGACGACCGCGCGCTCTCTGCCGTCGTCGCCACGCAGGCCGGCGAGGTAATCGAACGCGCCCACGCCGTGACGCCCCTCGAGATCCCCTACATTCCCGGGCTGCTCGCCTTCCGCGAGGGCGGGCCGATCCTCGCGGCGCTCGCGGAACTGTCCGTCGACCCCGATCTGTTGCTGTTCGACGGCAGCGGCCGCATCCACTTCCGGCAGGCAGGGATCGCGACCCACGTCGGCGTTGTCCGTGACGTACCAAGTGTCGGCGTCGCAAAGAGCCTTCTCTGTGGTGAGCCGACCGAATCCACCGAGAACCTCCCCGCAGGAACACGGGTGTCGATCGAGGCGAACTCGAGGGTCGACGCCCCCGACGGCACCCTGCTGGGGTATGCCGTCCAGACGCGCCAGTACGACTCGCCGAACCGCCACATCAATCCCCTCTACGTCAGCCCCGGCCACCGCGTCGGCCCGGAGACGGCTGCCGACGTCGTGCAGGCGCTTTCCTCGCAGTACAAACTCCCCGAACCCGTTCGGCTGGCCGACAGCTACGCCGAGGAAGCGAAGTCACTCGTAGAATAG
- a CDS encoding DUF5788 family protein gives MQEYERKQLLERVERESATVGVDIPETIDVQGEKIDLQTFVFEIKRRETVPPGERDRVEQAKKNLRRERLERIERIEEGDIPRERGEELARSIIGIDRALNALESLGSTDLEREQQAKQAADRKRWLSFLKKALGREDDQSPRRGR, from the coding sequence GTGCAAGAGTACGAGCGCAAGCAACTGCTCGAGCGCGTCGAGCGCGAGAGTGCGACCGTCGGCGTGGACATCCCGGAGACGATCGACGTCCAGGGGGAGAAGATCGACCTCCAGACGTTCGTCTTCGAGATCAAGCGCCGGGAGACGGTCCCACCCGGGGAACGCGACCGCGTCGAGCAGGCCAAGAAGAACCTGCGTCGCGAACGCCTCGAGCGCATAGAGCGGATCGAGGAAGGCGACATCCCCCGTGAGAGGGGGGAGGAGCTCGCCAGGAGTATCATCGGGATCGATCGTGCGCTGAACGCTTTAGAGAGTCTCGGGTCGACCGACCTCGAACGCGAACAACAGGCGAAGCAGGCCGCCGATCGCAAACGCTGGCTGTCGTTCCTGAAGAAAGCCCTCGGGCGCGAGGACGACCAGAGCCCACGGAGGGGTCGCTGA
- the polX gene encoding DNA polymerase/3'-5' exonuclease PolX: MATNAEIAGRFEEFADLLEADDVEYKPRAYRRAAENVRSHPTPIADYVAADDREAIEGIEGVGDAIASKIVEYVETGAIEELEELRAALPIDIADITRIEGVGPKTAGKLYRELGIETLDDLEAAAEAGEIQAVKGFGPKTEQNIRDNLEFAREVGQRHLLGEGRPLADDVLAYLEDLETVERCEVAGSIRRWRETIGDVDVLAATDAPEAVVEAFVDWGSVGSEIESGPAKASVRIGEIRVDLRVVAPEEFGSALQYFTGSKDHNVRLRNYAIDQGMKLNEYGAFDVSDLEDAEDGQRVGDRVAGDTEAGMYEALGLSWMPPELREDRGEIPAAENGELPDLLARDDVRGDLHTHTEWSDGNDTVAEMVAAAAERGYDYFAVADHAEGPGVVGGMGLSNEEILAQVDVVREVDADTEIEVFTGIEANVDASGDIGLSEDVIEALDVVVASPHSGLDQDAETATDRLVRAIENPAVDVLGHPSGRLLNERSGLAFDAAELGRAAAEHGTALEVNSNPRRLDLWGSAVQAAIEEGAPIAVNTDAHRTTTLEFMRWGVHTARRGWAEPADVINTWELEELRTFLH; this comes from the coding sequence ATGGCGACGAACGCCGAAATCGCCGGCCGGTTCGAGGAGTTCGCCGACCTACTCGAGGCCGACGATGTCGAGTACAAGCCCCGTGCGTACCGCCGTGCAGCCGAGAACGTTCGGTCGCATCCGACGCCGATCGCGGACTACGTCGCTGCCGACGACCGCGAGGCGATCGAGGGGATCGAGGGCGTCGGTGACGCCATCGCTTCGAAGATCGTCGAGTACGTCGAGACCGGCGCGATCGAGGAACTCGAGGAACTGCGTGCGGCGTTGCCGATCGACATCGCGGACATCACGCGGATCGAGGGCGTCGGCCCGAAGACGGCCGGGAAACTCTACCGGGAACTCGGGATCGAGACCTTGGACGACTTAGAGGCGGCCGCCGAGGCCGGCGAGATCCAGGCGGTCAAAGGCTTTGGCCCCAAGACCGAGCAAAACATTCGGGACAACCTCGAGTTCGCTCGCGAGGTCGGCCAGCGCCACCTCCTGGGCGAGGGGCGGCCGCTCGCGGACGACGTGCTCGCCTACCTCGAGGACCTCGAGACGGTCGAGCGCTGCGAGGTCGCTGGTTCGATCCGGCGCTGGCGCGAGACGATCGGCGACGTGGACGTGCTCGCGGCGACCGACGCGCCGGAGGCCGTGGTCGAGGCGTTCGTCGACTGGGGCTCCGTCGGCAGCGAGATCGAGTCGGGTCCGGCGAAAGCCAGCGTCCGCATCGGCGAGATCCGGGTGGACCTCCGGGTCGTCGCACCCGAGGAGTTCGGCTCCGCCTTGCAGTATTTCACGGGGAGCAAAGACCACAACGTCCGGCTTCGCAACTACGCGATCGATCAGGGGATGAAACTGAACGAGTACGGTGCCTTCGACGTCAGCGACCTCGAGGACGCCGAGGACGGGCAACGCGTCGGCGATCGCGTCGCCGGCGACACCGAGGCGGGGATGTACGAGGCGCTCGGCCTCTCCTGGATGCCGCCGGAACTCCGGGAGGATCGCGGCGAGATACCGGCCGCGGAGAACGGCGAGTTGCCGGACCTGCTGGCTCGGGACGATGTCCGGGGCGACCTCCACACCCACACCGAGTGGTCCGACGGAAACGACACCGTCGCGGAGATGGTCGCGGCCGCAGCGGAACGTGGCTACGACTACTTCGCGGTTGCGGACCACGCCGAAGGCCCCGGCGTCGTCGGCGGGATGGGGCTCTCGAACGAGGAGATCTTAGCGCAGGTCGACGTCGTCCGCGAGGTCGACGCCGACACCGAGATCGAGGTCTTCACGGGGATCGAGGCGAACGTCGACGCCAGCGGCGATATCGGTCTCTCCGAAGACGTGATCGAGGCGCTCGACGTCGTCGTCGCCTCGCCCCACAGCGGCCTCGACCAGGACGCCGAGACGGCCACTGACCGACTCGTCAGGGCGATCGAGAACCCGGCGGTCGACGTGCTCGGCCACCCCAGCGGCCGACTGCTCAACGAACGCTCCGGCCTCGCGTTCGACGCCGCCGAACTCGGCCGAGCCGCAGCCGAACACGGTACTGCTCTCGAGGTCAACAGCAACCCCCGCCGACTCGACCTGTGGGGCAGTGCCGTCCAGGCCGCCATCGAAGAGGGTGCGCCGATCGCGGTCAACACCGACGCCCATCGGACGACGACCCTCGAGTTTATGCGCTGGGGCGTCCACACCGCTCGCCGCGGGTGGGCCGAACCCGCGGACGTGATCAACACCTGGGAACTCGAGGAGTTGCGGACGTTCCTCCACTGA